The following coding sequences lie in one Psychrobacter arenosus genomic window:
- a CDS encoding sulfite exporter TauE/SafE family protein: MPLNNPIILAAIFIAASLLHGISGLGVTLVTTTALASIFPLKHAIILTIFPSAALNAMTWLVGGGRSVWQNFTYYLQRFWLLALMSLLGSLIGVKLLLWVEPSYILLLLGSVIAFYVGSAVLGKQIRLPATTPVLIATGLVAGIIGGSTNAMSTILLMYLLSASDDKNTVAKVGNMCYLLGKVAQIIILREPIAALSSQDWRLIVLLTSVSVISLLIGIRLRHHLSQARFRQLVLVILTVLGLRVIWQGLSGLLG, from the coding sequence ATGCCATTGAATAATCCTATTATCTTAGCCGCTATCTTTATTGCGGCCTCGCTATTACATGGGATTAGTGGTCTGGGAGTTACCTTAGTCACCACGACCGCTTTAGCCAGTATCTTCCCTTTAAAGCACGCCATTATCCTCACTATTTTCCCATCGGCTGCGCTCAACGCTATGACGTGGCTAGTTGGGGGTGGGCGCAGTGTTTGGCAGAATTTTACTTATTACCTTCAGCGCTTTTGGCTTTTGGCGTTAATGAGTCTGCTAGGTAGCCTGATTGGGGTGAAACTGCTGCTGTGGGTCGAGCCCAGCTATATTTTATTATTACTAGGTAGCGTGATTGCTTTTTACGTCGGCTCAGCAGTATTGGGCAAGCAGATTCGCCTTCCGGCCACCACCCCTGTTCTTATCGCTACGGGACTCGTGGCGGGGATCATTGGCGGCTCCACCAATGCGATGTCGACGATTTTACTTATGTACTTGTTATCCGCTAGTGATGATAAGAATACGGTCGCTAAAGTCGGCAACATGTGTTATCTATTAGGTAAGGTCGCACAGATTATTATCTTACGCGAGCCTATTGCTGCTTTATCCAGTCAAGATTGGCGATTGATTGTCTTGCTGACTAGCGTGTCCGTTATCAGCCTATTGATTGGAATCCGCTTACGGCATCATCTCTCGCAAGCGCGCTTTCGGCAATTGGTCTTGGTCATTTTAACGGTACTGGGTTTGCGGGTTATTTGGCAGGGTTTGAGTGGGTTGCTGGGATAA
- a CDS encoding DNA-3-methyladenine glycosylase family protein, which produces MTVITDITTIETPAALEKHIEQLIKIEPRFAPVYSQVGVPDLRRNNGGFEQLMRAMVGQQLSVAAARSIWNKLDTAGLTTPAAIIAADDDLLKANGLSRQKSRYVRSLAEHNIDFTALAEMSDEAVIATLTAVTGIGRWTAEMYLLFSLGRADVLAVDDLAIKEGAKQLLDLDERPTPKQFRELTQSWSPHRSAASLLLWAYYGWLKNKEALPV; this is translated from the coding sequence ATGACTGTTATTACGGACATTACCACTATCGAAACGCCCGCAGCGCTCGAGAAGCATATCGAGCAGCTCATCAAAATTGAGCCGCGCTTTGCGCCAGTTTATAGCCAAGTTGGCGTGCCGGATTTACGCCGCAATAACGGTGGTTTTGAACAATTAATGCGGGCTATGGTGGGTCAGCAGCTCTCGGTAGCAGCTGCACGCAGTATTTGGAATAAATTAGATACCGCAGGATTGACTACTCCTGCAGCTATTATCGCTGCTGATGACGATTTACTTAAAGCCAATGGCTTATCGCGGCAGAAGAGTCGCTATGTGCGTTCTTTAGCCGAGCATAATATCGACTTTACTGCGTTAGCCGAGATGAGCGATGAGGCCGTGATTGCTACCTTGACGGCAGTTACAGGGATTGGCCGTTGGACCGCAGAGATGTACTTGTTGTTTTCGTTGGGCCGGGCGGATGTGCTGGCGGTGGATGATTTGGCGATTAAAGAGGGGGCTAAGCAATTGCTTGACCTGGACGAGCGTCCTACACCGAAACAGTTTCGCGAATTAACCCAAAGTTGGTCGCCGCATCGTAGTGCTGCGAGCTTATTGCTGTGGGCGTATTATGGTTGGTTAAAAAATAAAGAGGCGCTACCGGTTTAG
- a CDS encoding DUF4411 family protein produces MIKYCVDTNAILDLCYRYYPPDLFRDLWGSIGDSILSRQITLLISQHIHDEVVERITLMNYVPQVFEDFLIKFKVVTIAKTTYEIELAQLQAELLDITPLSSSIAKNADDLSNICVAKLNSATIITAEQGSQLSITDKGYNRLKIPDTCQHYNISCHNWLPLFIYIGL; encoded by the coding sequence ATGATTAAATACTGCGTCGATACTAACGCTATTTTAGACTTATGTTACCGTTACTACCCACCTGATCTTTTTAGGGATTTATGGGGGAGCATAGGAGACAGTATATTGTCTCGACAGATTACCTTATTAATCTCGCAACATATTCATGATGAAGTGGTAGAGCGTATTACTCTCATGAATTATGTCCCTCAAGTCTTTGAGGATTTCTTAATCAAGTTTAAGGTGGTTACTATTGCAAAAACCACCTATGAAATTGAACTGGCGCAATTACAAGCTGAACTTTTAGACATAACACCTCTAAGTTCAAGTATAGCTAAGAACGCAGATGACCTATCGAATATATGTGTCGCTAAGCTGAATTCAGCTACTATTATTACAGCTGAACAAGGCAGTCAATTAAGCATTACCGATAAAGGCTACAATAGATTAAAAATTCCTGACACCTGTCAACATTACAATATTAGTTGCCATAACTGGCTGCCGCTCTTTATTTATATAGGATTGTAG
- a CDS encoding ImmA/IrrE family metallo-endopeptidase, whose protein sequence is MTARLVTHSPKAFSHYREQLSLSRELLAKKTSIPLEKISKAENKNSNTVFTFIQLKKIAEVLLIPEFYLMSNTLQTPEIPNLIDHRNQTEINDEEIDYQLNKVTREVVKNREDLLYTYDCLNVEPDNFKIELNGEDSLKDAFTIREFLQVSETKFKVDGGDDYYKSWRTLVERKDILVLEISRQKIGSEGMALYYPILPIITILSSGQSNSRKLFTMIHELVHLGLRESSIDGDLLKSSLKTEQYCNRVAGYVLVPETALEKYYDSGCSLTDNIDNIRRVLKVSKQAIAIQLKLTGRITQTELTDYMDYLNHKNSGGFGKSGRQYTAVNKFGKVYLQQVISAVWDNNLSINTAMEMLNLKSVEQLSYLEQKVFG, encoded by the coding sequence ATGACAGCTAGATTGGTTACTCATTCCCCTAAGGCTTTTAGCCATTATAGAGAGCAATTGTCACTCTCCAGGGAACTGCTTGCCAAAAAGACGTCTATTCCACTTGAGAAAATCAGTAAAGCAGAAAATAAAAACTCAAATACGGTCTTTACCTTTATTCAGTTAAAGAAAATAGCTGAGGTTTTGCTAATCCCTGAATTCTATCTAATGTCTAATACTTTACAGACACCTGAAATACCAAATCTAATCGACCATCGAAATCAAACTGAAATAAATGACGAAGAAATCGATTATCAGCTAAACAAGGTTACTAGAGAAGTTGTTAAAAACCGAGAAGATTTACTCTATACCTATGACTGCCTCAATGTTGAACCTGATAACTTCAAAATTGAACTCAATGGTGAGGATAGCCTAAAAGATGCCTTTACTATCAGAGAGTTCTTACAAGTCTCTGAGACTAAATTTAAAGTCGATGGTGGCGATGATTACTATAAATCGTGGCGCACTCTTGTGGAAAGAAAAGATATTCTGGTATTAGAAATCTCACGCCAAAAAATAGGTTCTGAAGGTATGGCTTTGTACTACCCTATACTACCTATCATAACTATTCTCTCAAGCGGTCAGAGTAATTCAAGAAAACTATTCACGATGATTCATGAGTTGGTTCATTTAGGACTTCGGGAAAGTTCAATTGATGGCGACCTACTAAAAAGCAGTCTAAAGACTGAGCAATATTGCAACCGGGTGGCAGGATATGTATTGGTTCCTGAGACTGCTTTAGAAAAATATTATGATAGTGGATGTTCATTGACAGATAATATCGATAATATTAGGCGAGTATTAAAGGTTAGCAAGCAGGCCATAGCGATACAACTTAAGCTTACGGGTAGGATTACACAGACAGAATTGACCGACTACATGGACTATTTAAACCATAAAAATAGCGGTGGGTTTGGCAAAAGTGGTAGACAGTACACTGCTGTAAATAAATTTGGCAAAGTGTATCTACAACAGGTTATCTCCGCAGTTTGGGACAATAATTTATCAATAAATACGGCAATGGAGATGCTAAATCTAAAGAGTGTCGAGCAATTATCCTATCTTGAACAAAAGGTTTTTGGATGA
- a CDS encoding histone deacetylase family protein, whose amino-acid sequence MLKIAYSEVFRYQVPEKHRFPMQKYTMIPERLLQEGTISEANFFAPGKLTEEEILTTHTAEYWHKLATQTLDRKEARAIGFEMSETLVERGRYIAHATYECALYAKQFGVAMNVAGGTHHSFADHGEGFCVFNDVCIASNLLLNRGEATKILIVDLDVHQGNGNASIMADEPRVFVFSMHGEKNYPFRRPPSDLDIDLPNDTDDEAYLSILTETLPRLIAEVAPDMIFYQSAVDVLATDKLGKLALTLEGCMARDEFVLTQARDNGIPIAVVMGGGYSEDIEQVVEAHCNTFRVAQRLFFG is encoded by the coding sequence ATGCTAAAAATTGCTTATTCTGAAGTCTTTCGCTATCAAGTGCCTGAAAAACATCGCTTTCCTATGCAGAAATATACGATGATTCCTGAGCGGCTATTGCAGGAAGGGACGATTAGCGAGGCTAATTTTTTTGCGCCAGGCAAACTGACTGAAGAAGAAATCTTAACTACCCATACGGCTGAGTATTGGCATAAACTCGCTACGCAAACTTTGGATCGCAAAGAAGCGCGCGCCATTGGTTTTGAGATGAGTGAAACTTTGGTCGAGCGTGGCCGCTATATTGCTCATGCGACTTATGAATGCGCTTTGTATGCCAAGCAGTTTGGCGTCGCAATGAATGTCGCTGGGGGTACGCACCATTCTTTCGCCGATCATGGTGAAGGTTTTTGTGTGTTTAACGATGTCTGTATCGCTAGTAATCTGCTGCTCAATCGGGGGGAAGCCACAAAAATCCTAATTGTCGATTTGGATGTGCATCAAGGTAACGGCAACGCCAGTATTATGGCGGATGAGCCCCGCGTTTTTGTGTTTAGTATGCATGGGGAAAAGAACTATCCGTTTCGCCGGCCGCCTTCAGACTTGGATATCGATTTGCCTAATGACACGGATGACGAGGCTTATCTTTCGATACTCACAGAGACTTTGCCCCGATTAATTGCAGAGGTCGCCCCCGATATGATTTTTTATCAATCGGCTGTGGATGTTTTGGCAACGGATAAGTTAGGTAAATTGGCGCTGACTTTAGAGGGCTGCATGGCAAGGGATGAGTTTGTGCTGACGCAAGCGCGCGATAATGGCATTCCTATCGCAGTGGTGATGGGTGGCGGTTATTCGGAAGATATCGAACAAGTGGTCGAGGCGCATTGTAATACTTTTCGGGTGGCTCAGCGGTTGTTTTTTGGGTAG
- a CDS encoding YbjN domain-containing protein, whose amino-acid sequence MSHSKKLNLWQKLKRLLTEKGTEHQDNDALATDKETEQPVVPENDLRARQPTATLVNTANKTTTALNLEIDADAIEEQDTDDDFIESPTALSFKQMQANNLAGPDANEAPITARFNDYLTDQHWHFTHHHPKSNDDLQTHHLSLRMKNEPINWVCLFRIQERTQLVAVYGILPFSVPDSHRNAAMLLKTQLNYDMILGNIEMDLSDGEIRYKTAIDIEAAGMSDEVISYLIQSVIAMTTVTYELFNDLLDNPNPSEDIDVLLDEIQHQVNDRTYFLPSERVQ is encoded by the coding sequence ATGAGTCACTCCAAAAAACTTAACTTGTGGCAAAAGCTCAAACGCCTATTGACTGAAAAAGGTACTGAGCACCAAGACAATGATGCCCTAGCTACGGATAAGGAAACAGAGCAACCTGTGGTGCCAGAAAATGATTTGCGGGCGCGTCAGCCTACTGCAACGCTAGTCAATACCGCCAATAAAACCACTACTGCGCTCAATTTAGAAATTGATGCGGACGCAATCGAAGAGCAAGACACAGACGATGACTTTATAGAGTCGCCCACGGCCCTGTCGTTTAAACAGATGCAAGCCAACAATCTGGCAGGCCCTGATGCTAATGAAGCGCCTATCACTGCCCGCTTTAACGATTATTTGACAGATCAGCATTGGCACTTCACCCATCACCATCCCAAATCTAATGATGATTTACAGACCCATCATCTGTCTTTACGTATGAAAAATGAGCCGATTAATTGGGTGTGCCTGTTCCGTATCCAGGAGCGGACTCAGCTGGTTGCGGTCTATGGCATCTTGCCGTTTTCGGTCCCTGACAGCCATCGCAATGCTGCCATGCTGCTAAAGACCCAGCTTAACTACGATATGATTTTGGGCAATATTGAGATGGACTTAAGCGACGGTGAAATTCGCTATAAGACCGCTATCGATATCGAAGCCGCTGGCATGTCTGACGAAGTTATCAGCTATTTGATTCAAAGCGTGATTGCGATGACCACAGTAACGTATGAATTGTTCAACGACTTACTAGACAACCCCAACCCCTCTGAAGATATCGATGTCCTACTCGATGAAATTCAGCACCAAGTCAATGACCGCACTTATTTTTTACCCTCTGAGCGCGTGCAATAG
- the ccmA gene encoding heme ABC exporter ATP-binding protein CcmA → MINPPIVVLEDLTVQRGELPLCEGVDLRLEAGQICHLIGANGAGKTTLLMQIAGLLPVITGSIRYYDDPDLSLQPLYVSHQLGIHPNLTVAQNLTFLLNLYGLSPNLEEIDAALTWVGLQGFEGLSSNHLSAGQTRRIALARLYLMQPEITPFWLLDEPFTALDVDMVALLSVRLAEFTQQGGAVLMTSHQPVTVADQVLDLTDYLL, encoded by the coding sequence ATGATAAATCCCCCCATAGTCGTGTTAGAAGACCTTACTGTTCAGCGCGGTGAGCTGCCTTTATGCGAAGGCGTTGACCTACGTTTAGAAGCGGGGCAAATTTGTCATTTAATCGGGGCGAATGGGGCGGGTAAAACCACGTTATTAATGCAAATAGCGGGTCTTCTACCCGTTATCACAGGCAGTATCCGCTATTATGACGACCCTGATTTATCTTTGCAGCCGCTGTATGTCTCGCACCAGTTGGGTATTCACCCTAATCTGACAGTGGCACAAAACCTGACCTTTTTGCTCAATCTATATGGTCTTTCTCCTAATCTGGAAGAGATTGATGCGGCATTAACTTGGGTGGGTTTACAAGGCTTTGAAGGATTAAGCTCGAACCATCTTTCTGCAGGGCAGACTCGGCGCATTGCCTTGGCTCGCTTGTATTTAATGCAGCCAGAAATCACGCCGTTTTGGTTATTGGATGAGCCCTTTACCGCTTTGGATGTGGATATGGTAGCGCTGCTCTCAGTGCGTTTGGCTGAGTTTACGCAGCAGGGTGGGGCGGTGTTAATGACCAGCCACCAGCCGGTTACCGTGGCCGACCAAGTGTTGGATTTGACTGACTATCTTTTATAA